The Cinclus cinclus chromosome 3, bCinCin1.1, whole genome shotgun sequence genome has a window encoding:
- the MRPL19 gene encoding large ribosomal subunit protein bL19m isoform X2, whose product MAAACGRLVPRGAAIALPRRCFSLSGYRVSSDGKPPKFQPPPKPVIIDRKTQKEERRFLSPEFIPPRGRTDPLKYYIERKDMIQRRKVFNIPEFYVGSVLAVTTADPNASDKSKRFVGICIQRGGKGLGATFVLRNVIEDQGVEICYELYSPRIQAIEVLKLEKRLDENLMYLRDALPEYSTFDVNMKPVPRMDHDEIPVNKLQVRMKPKPWSKRWERPKYNIKGIKFELPEHKMKAAQKWSQPWLEFDMLREYDTSKIEAKIRKELSEELEK is encoded by the exons ATGGCGGCCGCCTGTGGGAGGCTGGTGCCGAGGGGCGCTGCCATCGCCCTGCCCCGCC ggtGTTTTTCTTTATCGGGGTATCGAGTGAGCAGCGATGGAAAGCCACCGAAATTCCAGCCGCCTCCGAAGCCCGTCATTATTGACAGGAAGACgcagaaggaggagaggag GTTCCTGAGCCCTGAATTTATACCTCCCAGAGGGAGAACAGATCCTCTTAAATACTATATAGAAAGGAAGGATAtgatacagagaagaaaagtgttCAACATCCCAGAATTCTATGTTG GCAGTGTACTCGCTGTGACGACTGCAGATCCCAACGCCAGTGACAAATCCAAGCGGTTTGTTGGGATCTGCATtcagaggggagggaaaggacTCGGCGCTACCTTTGTCCTTCGGAATGTCATAGAAGACCAAG GGGTTGAAATCTGTTATGAACTGTACAGTCCTCGAATCCAGGCAATCGAGGTGCTGAAGCTGGAGAAGAGGCTGGATGAGAACCTGATGTACCTGCGAGATGCCCTCCCTGAGTACAGCACTTTCGATGTCAATATGAAACCTGTGCCTCGTATGGACCACGACGAAATTCCTGTGAACAAG CTGCAGGTACGAATGAAACCTAAACCATGGTCAAAACGGTGGGAAAGACCCAAATACAATATAAAAGGAATAAAGTTTGAGCTACCAGAACATAAAATGAAAGCAGCACAGAAGTGGAGCCAGCCGTGGCTGGAGTTTGACATGCTGAGAGAATATGATACTTCAAAAATAGAGGCAAAGATTCGGAAAGAACTGAGTGAAgaacttgaaaaataa
- the MRPL19 gene encoding large ribosomal subunit protein bL19m isoform X1, protein MPCPALVAAVQLEITGVLKVGFFYFTGCFSLSGYRVSSDGKPPKFQPPPKPVIIDRKTQKEERRFLSPEFIPPRGRTDPLKYYIERKDMIQRRKVFNIPEFYVGSVLAVTTADPNASDKSKRFVGICIQRGGKGLGATFVLRNVIEDQGVEICYELYSPRIQAIEVLKLEKRLDENLMYLRDALPEYSTFDVNMKPVPRMDHDEIPVNKLQVRMKPKPWSKRWERPKYNIKGIKFELPEHKMKAAQKWSQPWLEFDMLREYDTSKIEAKIRKELSEELEK, encoded by the exons ATGCCATGTCCTGCTTTGGTGGCGGCGGTTCAACTTGAAATCACGGGTGTTTtaaaagttggttttttttattttacagggtGTTTTTCTTTATCGGGGTATCGAGTGAGCAGCGATGGAAAGCCACCGAAATTCCAGCCGCCTCCGAAGCCCGTCATTATTGACAGGAAGACgcagaaggaggagaggag GTTCCTGAGCCCTGAATTTATACCTCCCAGAGGGAGAACAGATCCTCTTAAATACTATATAGAAAGGAAGGATAtgatacagagaagaaaagtgttCAACATCCCAGAATTCTATGTTG GCAGTGTACTCGCTGTGACGACTGCAGATCCCAACGCCAGTGACAAATCCAAGCGGTTTGTTGGGATCTGCATtcagaggggagggaaaggacTCGGCGCTACCTTTGTCCTTCGGAATGTCATAGAAGACCAAG GGGTTGAAATCTGTTATGAACTGTACAGTCCTCGAATCCAGGCAATCGAGGTGCTGAAGCTGGAGAAGAGGCTGGATGAGAACCTGATGTACCTGCGAGATGCCCTCCCTGAGTACAGCACTTTCGATGTCAATATGAAACCTGTGCCTCGTATGGACCACGACGAAATTCCTGTGAACAAG CTGCAGGTACGAATGAAACCTAAACCATGGTCAAAACGGTGGGAAAGACCCAAATACAATATAAAAGGAATAAAGTTTGAGCTACCAGAACATAAAATGAAAGCAGCACAGAAGTGGAGCCAGCCGTGGCTGGAGTTTGACATGCTGAGAGAATATGATACTTCAAAAATAGAGGCAAAGATTCGGAAAGAACTGAGTGAAgaacttgaaaaataa